In Candidatus Hydrogenedentota bacterium, a single window of DNA contains:
- a CDS encoding GNAT family N-acetyltransferase encodes MILGTHTRIRFSEGEDASFYRNLYLTNEPKAALLDARREYGMPVRHEIEELLRKSESSRAYLFTVEDLEGQRRGWCGLRGLNVEAGYCELFLVFRSDEEFLTPMADEALAMLLYRAFQQLRLNKVLVFSLKRESGLQQCLMKQGFRSCGIQRDVLYSGGTWHNLNTFVLPQQAYDPETAQGKSGEIEP; translated from the coding sequence ATGATCTTAGGAACCCATACACGCATACGTTTTTCTGAAGGAGAGGACGCCTCTTTTTATCGGAATTTGTATCTCACCAATGAGCCTAAAGCGGCATTGTTGGATGCACGCCGCGAATACGGCATGCCTGTCCGCCACGAGATCGAGGAGCTGCTCCGTAAAAGTGAAAGCTCCCGTGCTTACTTATTTACAGTGGAAGATCTTGAAGGGCAGCGGCGCGGCTGGTGCGGATTGCGCGGGCTCAATGTGGAAGCGGGATACTGTGAACTATTTTTGGTATTTCGCAGCGATGAAGAATTTTTAACGCCTATGGCCGATGAAGCGTTGGCGATGTTGTTATACCGCGCTTTTCAGCAATTGCGGTTAAATAAAGTGCTTGTGTTTTCTTTGAAGCGGGAAAGCGGATTGCAACAGTGCCTGATGAAACAAGGGTTCCGCTCCTGTGGTATCCAACGGGATGTCCTATACAGCGGCGGCACTTGGCACAATCTGAACACCTTCGTCTTGCCTCAACAAGCCTATGACCCCGAAACGGCGCAGGGGAAATCGGGAGAAATTGAACCATGA